Proteins from a single region of Trichoplusia ni isolate ovarian cell line Hi5 chromosome 3, tn1, whole genome shotgun sequence:
- the LOC113492205 gene encoding oxidoreductase-like domain-containing protein 1, whose protein sequence is MNKLNALSLPALLRRRNNFIRLCTTSNVTDDEKERELERIAKDASIDEPPTACCQSGCSNCVFIVWAEALSAKMQDAGPEIAEKILKMVEDPSMKAYLEMELRMRGLGKKS, encoded by the exons atgaat aaattaaACGCTTTGAGTTTACCAGCATTATTACGACGtcgtaataattttataaggttGTGCACTACCTCAAATGTTACTGATGATGAAAAAGAGCGGGAACTCGAGAGGATAGCCAAAGAT GCATCAATAGATGAGCCGCCAACCGCTTGCTGCCAGTCCGGTTGTTCAAACTGTGTGTTCATAGTCTGGGCTGAAGCATTATCGGCAAAGATGCAAGATGCTGGGCCAGAGATTGCAGAGAAAATTCTCAAGATGGTTGAAGATCCTTCGATGAAAGCATACCTTGAAATGGAGCTTAGGATGAGAGGACTAggaaaaaaatcataa